In one window of Henckelia pumila isolate YLH828 chromosome 1, ASM3356847v2, whole genome shotgun sequence DNA:
- the LOC140875031 gene encoding uncharacterized protein isoform X2, with translation MKKKKFLGDMGFDSKVQARLKCSSTSTPDQPNEFLKRLIQQARIINFDEEVIEETMMIVPLMKENVDHYSGPDRVSAKQQQEEIERVTKSLPASSPASVKHFTERAVLSLQLKMFPEVSACR, from the exons ATGAAGAAGAAG AAATTTCTTGGTGATATGGGTTTCGATTCAAAGGTTCAGGCACGCCTTAAATGCTCCTCCACTTCCACTCCCGATCAACCAAATGAGTTCTTGAAGAGGTTGATTCAACAAGCAAGAATCATAAACTTTGATGAG gaAGTGATAGAGGAAACTATGATGATTGTTCCCCTCATGAAAGAGAATGTAGACCATTATAGTGGCCCTGATAGAGTAAGTGCCAAGCAACAGCAAGAAGAGATAGAAAGAGTGACCAAATCTCTTCCAGCGAGCTCACCTGCATCTGTAAAACATTTTACTGAGCGTGCTGTTCTTTCATTGCAG CTTAAAATGTTCCCGGAAGTTTCAGCCTGTAGATAG
- the LOC140875031 gene encoding uncharacterized protein isoform X1: MKKKKFLGDMGFDSKVQARLKCSSTSTPDQPNEFLKRLIQQARIINFDEEVIEETMMIVPLMKENVDHYSGPDRVSAKQQQEEIERVTKSLPASSPASVKHFTERAVLSLQVTSLIIFFYFFISTFSCII, translated from the exons ATGAAGAAGAAG AAATTTCTTGGTGATATGGGTTTCGATTCAAAGGTTCAGGCACGCCTTAAATGCTCCTCCACTTCCACTCCCGATCAACCAAATGAGTTCTTGAAGAGGTTGATTCAACAAGCAAGAATCATAAACTTTGATGAG gaAGTGATAGAGGAAACTATGATGATTGTTCCCCTCATGAAAGAGAATGTAGACCATTATAGTGGCCCTGATAGAGTAAGTGCCAAGCAACAGCAAGAAGAGATAGAAAGAGTGACCAAATCTCTTCCAGCGAGCTCACCTGCATCTGTAAAACATTTTACTGAGCGTGCTGTTCTTTCATTGCAGGTTACATCTCTTATTatctttttttacttttttattaGCACCTTTAGCTGCATTATTTGA
- the LOC140874501 gene encoding uncharacterized protein, translated as MSLKPLIGGETPGVAEDSIERLENFFREYQCTEEQRMESLGFLLEGNSKKWWRTVSTTIIAARGVATWVEFRAAFEKLYFPPALLHLKANELLSLRQGTMNIDKYQQKFIELLPYCSQFVGSTTMQYTIFLQGPNPEIQQMVSVGGDLTYEDLVSRCHQEENSIRRNRSMGSSSRPTSSLGPKGQSFKKQGGTSSSSSRFYGVHRFRGQKWNLCQQCRRRLPAGQCPRVTSACFQCGQEGHLKRDFPTLMGAAGGSLDTHASVQQQQQQHSQQQRQKSQPSPQQTSTRGHSLLQPRVKGQVFALNQEQAEADSDRMIVGTCTLCGISAFVLIDTGASHSFISARFSKRHSLPYIPIDVLLVVSTPMGQEVWANNLVMCCILDFEGHQLSANLMVLAMKDFDCIIGIDLLTTYRAIVDCYQRFVQFRLEDGDMGYFYDEIPGLPSVREIDSGIELLSGTTPIFGAPYQLAPLEMKELQKQLQAELNMRQLCWMVLLKDYNCEIKYHTGSSKPVANALNRKVYVSSLRTSSVAPVVEECCSLGFNFQHKKEQQGVCVLSVLAEPALYTRIREL; from the exons ATGAGTTTGAAGCCACTGATAGGTGGCGAGACACCGGGAGTTGCCGAGGACTCGATTGAGCGCTTAGAGAACTTTTTTCGAGAGTATCaatgtactgaggagcagaggATGGAGTCACTGGGTTTCCTACTAGAGGGCAATTCCAAGAAGTGGTGGAGGACCGTTTCCACAACAATCATAGCAGCCAgaggagttgctacttgggtagagttccgAGCGGCTTTCGAGAAGTTGtactttcctccagctcttctaCATTTGAAGGCCAACGAGTTGTTGAGCTTGCGGCAGGGGACGATGAATATTGAcaagtaccagcagaagttcatcGAGCTTCTCCCTTATTGTTCACAGTTTGTCGGTAGCACTACGATGCAGTACACTATATTCCTTCAGGGCCCTAACCCCGAGATCCAACAGATGGTTTCCGTGGGTGGAGATCTGACTTATGAGgacttggtgagccgttgtcaccaggaagAGAACAGCATTCGTAGGAACAGGTCCATGGGTTCTTCTTCTAGACCGACTAGCTCTTTGGGGCCGAAAGGCCAGTCTTTCAAGAAACAGGGAggcacttcttcttcttcctctagaTTCTATGGTGTGCACCGATTTAGAGGCCAGAAGTGGAACCTTTGTCAGCAGTGCAGACGAAGACTTCCTGCAGGTCAGTGTCCTCGAGTTACCAGCGCATGTTTTCAGTGTGGACAGGAAGGACATCTGAAGAGGGACTTCCCTACTCTAATGGGAGCAGCGGGTGGATCCTTAGACACTCATGCATctgtgcagcagcagcagcagcaacaCTCTCAACAGCAGCGCCAAAAGTCGCAGCCGTCGCCGCAACAAACTTCTACTCGAGGTCATTCTTTGTTACAGCCACGTGTTAAGGGGCAGGTCTTTGcactgaaccaggagcaggcggaggcagacagtgatcggatgattgtAGGTACCTGTACCTTATGTGGTATTTCTGCTTTTGTCttgattgacactggtgcatcacaCTCATTTATTTCTGCACGATTTTCTAAGAGGCATAGTCTACCCTATATTCCTATAGACGTATTGCTAGTTGTTTCGACTCCTATGGGTCAAGAGGTTTGGGCTAATAATCTAGTTATGTGTTGCATTCTtgattttgagggacatcagcttagtgctaacttGATGGTTTTAGCCAtgaaggatttcgattgtatcATTGGTATAGATCTTCTTACTACCTAtagagcgatagtggattgctatcagaggtttgtgcAGTTTCGTTTGGAGGATGGAGATATggggtatttctatg ACGAGATTCCAGGCTTACCATCAGTGAGGGAGATTGATTCTGGCATTGAGTTACTGTCAGGGACAACACCGATTTTCGGAGCTCCTTACCAATTAGCTCCTTTGGAGATGAAGGAATTGCAGAAGCAACTTCAA gctgagttgaacatgaggcagcttTGTTGGATGGTTTTGCTGAAGGACTacaattgtgagatcaagtaccatacAGGTTCTTCTAAACCAGTTGCAAATGCTCTTAACCGCAAAGTGTACGTGAGTTCGCTTCGTACCAGCTCGGTTGCACCAGTggtagaggagtgttgttccttgggtttcaaTTTTCAACACAAGAAGGAACAGCAGGGAGTTTGCGTTTTGTCAGTACTTGCCGAACCAGCCTTGTATACTCGTATACGTGAGTTGTAG